Proteins from a single region of Orcinus orca chromosome 20, mOrcOrc1.1, whole genome shotgun sequence:
- the RIPOR1 gene encoding rho family-interacting cell polarization regulator 1 isoform X6, giving the protein MNSKKRGSPARTHSMMSLSVRPQRRLLSARVNRSQSFAGVLGSQERGPRSFPAFSPPGPPRKPPALSRVSKMFSVAHPAPKVPQPERLDLVYTTLKRGLTAYLEVHQQEQEKLQRQIRESKRNSRLGFLYDLDKQVKSIERFLRRLEFHASKIDELYEAYCVQRRLRDGAYNMVRAYSTGSPGSREARDSLAEATRGHREYTESMCLLESELEAQLGEFHLRMKGLAGFARLCVGDQYEICMKYGRQRWKLRGRIEGSGKQVWDSEETVFLPLLTEFLSIKVTELKGLANHVVVGSVSCETKDLFAALPQVVAVDINDLGTIKLSLEVTWSPFDKDDQPSAASTVNKASTVTKRFSTYSQSPPDTPSLREQAFYNMLRRQEELENGTAWSLSSESSDDSSSPQLSGTARHSSAPRPLVQQPEPLPIQVAFRRAETSTSGTVDEEGAMAPALANGHAPYSRTLSHISEASVDAALAEASVEAAGQESLVQGPSPPAHPGPTHGEHPSPVPSALDPGHSAISPALSTTGPAHTSTDPAPSAHLDSVNKTINSSSPELPDPTHTTTSATSSVVSPTHSAPSLTHTTTVSTHKTVVSTITITGPTPSTTGSVQTTTSPTHKPMLSTVTPVAPVPNTTDPVQTTTSLSHTVTNLTHTVTSPTNKHVISTLSTAGPTPSTTHPAQTTTSPTHTTTSPTHTTASPTHTTISPTHTATSPTHTITSPAHTIISPANTTASSTHTTTSSTHTTATPTHTARISTHTATPNAKDPVQITGSPPHSVTSPTLITVSPSTFLDLATLSNPSANTDPPLPGIDPLSCSYPASTSCTQADPIALSTSHPSPTCSSWEPLTSPSPKLPEAICQSPSPPPSPLAPVPQHSDPRVARAAQAPVPGAAGGAGDRKLEEALGALMAALDDYRGQFPELQGLEQEVTRLESLLMRQGLTRSRASSLSITVEHALESFSFLNEDEDNDSPGDSASGHLPPHPCSVCLLHRSPPAPEPPAPPLFLGLTLNLPYERAFTMPLHASCAPQHQPPLSGPQLSQRPWPLGSLSQSGLCRFPVEGHAQPLLPPVLPRLWPRALRLLGRNPLQSTLRRPSRLQPYSRPSQPWRPQRSQQS; this is encoded by the exons ATGAACTCCAAGAAGAGAG GGAGCCCCGCGCGGACTCATTCCATGATGTCCCTGTCGGTGCGGCCGCAGCGTCGCCTGCTCAGCGCCCGGGTCAATAGGAGCCAGTCCTTCGCAGGCGTCCTCGGCAGCCAGGAGCGGGGGCCCAG AAGCTTCCCAGCCTTCAGTCCCCCGGGGCCCCCACGGAAGCCCCCAGCGCTCTCCCGAGTGTCCAAGATGTTTTCAGTGGCGCACCCGGCCCCCAAGGTCCCACAGCCTGAGCGGCTGGACCTGGTGTACACGACGCTCAAGCGAGGCCTGAC GGCCTATTTGGAAGTGCACCAGCAGGAGCAGGAGAAACTCCAAAGACAGATAAGGGAGTCCAAGAGGAATTCTCGCCTG GGCTTCCTGTATGACTTAGACAAG CAAGTCAAGTCCATTGAACGCTTCCTACGACGGCTGGAGTTCCACGCCAGCAAG ATCGACGAGCTGTACGAGGCATACTGTGTCCAGCGGCGTCTCCGGGATGGCGCCTACAACATGGTCCGTGCCTACAGCACCGGCTCCCCAGGGAGCCGTGAGGCCCGGGACAGCCTGGCCGAGGCTACTCGGGGGCATCGGGAGTACACAGAG AGCATGTGCCTGCTGGAGAGTGAGCTGGAAGCACAGCTGGGCGAGTTCCATCTCCGGATGAAAG GGCTGGCCGGCTTCGCCAGGCTATGTGTGGGCGATCAGTATGAG ATCTGCATGAAATATGGGCGTCAGCGCTGGAAACTACGGGGCCGCATAGAGGGTAGTGGAAAGCAGGTGTGGGACAGTGAGGAAACCGTCTTTCTTCCTCTGCTCACGGAGTTCCTGTCCATCAAG GTGACAGAACTGAAGGGCCTGGCCAACCATGTGGTTGTAGGCAGCGTCTCCTGTGAGACCAAGGATCTGTTCGCTGCCCTGCCCCAGGTTGTAGCTGTGGACATTAATGACCTCGGCACCATCAAGCTCAGCCTGGAAGTCACGTGGAG TCCCTTCGACAAGGATGACCAGCCCTCAGCCGCTTCTACTGTCAACAAGGCCTCCACAGTCACCAAGCGCTTCTCCACCTATAGCCAGAGCCCACCAGACACGCCCTCACTTCGGGAACAGGCCTTCTAT aATATGCTGAGGCGGCAGGAGGAGCTGGAGAATGGGACAGCGTGGTCCCTGTCGTCCGAATCTTCCGATGACTCCTCTAGCCCACAGCTCTCAGGCACTGCGCGCCACTCCTCAGCCCCCAGGCCCCTGGTGCAGCAGCCTGAGCCTCTGCCCATCCAGGTTGCCTTCCGTAGGGCTGAGACCTCCACTTCTGGAACCGTGGATGAGGAGGGGGCCAtggccccagccctggccaaTGGGCATGCCCCCTACAGCCGGACTCTGAGCCATATCAGTGAGGCCAGTGTGGATGCTGCCCTGGCTGAGGCTTCAGTGGAGGCTGCAGGCCAAGAAAGTCTAGTTCAGGGACCCAGCCCACCTGCACATCCAGGTCCCACACATGGGGAGCACCCTAGTCCTGTCCCTTCTGCCCTGGACCCTGGCCATTCTGCCATAAGCCCCGCTCTCAGTACAACAGGCCCTGCCCACACATCTACAGACCCTGCCCCCTCCGCACACCTAGACTCAGTTAACAAGACCATAAATTCTAGCTCTCCTGAATTGCCAGACCCCACCCACACCACTACAAGCGCCACCTCTAGTGTTGTAAGCCCTACCCATAGTGCTCCAAGCCTTACTCACACTACCACAGTTTCTACCCACAAGACTGTGGTCTCTACCATCACTATTACAGGCCCTACCCCCAGTACCACAGGGTCAGTCCAGACCACCACAAGTCCCACCCACAAGCCGATGCTTTCTACCGTCACTCCTGTAGCTCCTGTCCCCAATACTACAGACCCAGTCCAGACCACCACAAGCCTCAGCCACACTGTCACAAACCTGACACACACTGTCACAAGCCCCACCAACAAACACGTGATCTCTACCCTCTCTACTGCAGGCCCTACCCCCAGTACCACACACCCAGCCCAGACTACCACAAGCCCCACCCACACTACTACTAGCCCCACCCATACTACTGCAAGCCCTACCCATACCACCATAAGCCCCACCCACACTGCTACAAGCCCTACCCATACCATAACAAGCCCCGCCCATACCATAATAAGCCCTGCCAACACTACTGCAAGCTCTACCCACACCACCACAAGCAGTACCCACACTACTGCAACCCCTACTCACACAGCCAGGATTTCAACTCACACCGCTACACCCAATGCTAAGGACCCAGTCCAGATCACCGGGAGTCCTCCCCATTCTGTCACAAGTCCCACGCTTATAACTGTAAGCCCTTCCACTTTTCTAGACCTTGCCACGCTCTCCAACCCCTCTGCAAACACAGACCCTCCCCTCCCAGGCATCGACCCCCTGTCCTGTAGCTACCCAGCCTCCACTTCCTGCACTCAGGCAGACCCCATAGCCCTCAGCACCTCCCACCCAAGTCCTACCTGCTCCAGTTGGGAACCCCTCACAAGCCCTTCCCCAAAACTCCCAGAAGCCATCTGTCAGAGCCCAagtccccctccctcacccctagCCCCTGTGCCCCAGCATTCAGACCCTAGAGTGGCCAGGGCTGCCCAGGCCCCAGTTCCAGGGGCAGCTGGAGGTGCTGGGGACAGGAAACTGGAAGAGGCACTGGGGGCCCTAATGGCTGCCCTGGATGACTATCGTGGCCAGTTTCCTGAGCTGCAGGGCCTGGAGCAGGAGGTGACCCGGCTGGAGAGTCTGCTTATG AGACAAGGCCTGACTCGCAGCCGGGCCTCCAGTCTTAGCATCACTGTGGAGCATGCCCTGGAGAGCTTCAGCTTCCTCAATGAAGATGAAGACAATGACAGTCCTGGGGACAG TGCTTCTGGTCACCTTCCTCCTCATCCCTGCAGTGTCTGCCTCCTCCATCGGTCCCCACCAGCTCCTGAGCCTCCAGCTCCTCCTCTCTTCCTTGGCCTCACCTTGAACCTACCCTATGAACGAGCCTTTACTATGCCTCTCCATGCATCCTGTGCCCCCCAGCATCAACCCCCTCTGTCTGGACCCCAGCTTTCCCAGAGACCCTGGCCCCTTGGCTCTTTGTCCCAGAGTGGCCTTTGCCGATTCCCAGTTGAAGGTCatgcccagcccctcctccctccagtgCTGCCTAGGTTATGGCCCCGTGCCCTGCGCCTCTTGGGCCGCAATCCCTTGCAGTCCACATTGCGTAGACCATCCCGCCTGCAACCCTACTCCCGCCCATCCCAGCCCTGGCGGCCCCAGAGGTCCCAGCAGTCCTAG